In Lactococcus paracarnosus, a genomic segment contains:
- a CDS encoding MarR family winged helix-turn-helix transcriptional regulator, translating to MLTDDILNNLSKISRHPFFMFKRKLDERDDNGTRTLDLLASEKEVTAGRIAEVLDIKPSSVTQMIKKLEMAGIVERIKSERDARVTHVNLTSVGQEMYAEREKMSGGLNSELFKAFSQEELVAFSESVEKLAGQLASAAFQDKLNQEFGNDERWKIFEKINARMGQARGRMMREFDQHQTEFGFQQPIWDEDDMRGQTDRRHGDRLNHHRQGRRDTRF from the coding sequence ATGTTAACAGATGATATTTTAAATAACTTAAGCAAGATTTCTAGGCACCCATTCTTTATGTTTAAAAGAAAATTAGATGAACGGGATGATAATGGCACACGGACATTAGACTTATTAGCCAGTGAAAAAGAAGTAACGGCGGGTAGGATTGCAGAGGTACTTGATATTAAACCAAGTTCTGTCACACAGATGATTAAGAAATTGGAAATGGCTGGGATAGTTGAAAGAATAAAATCAGAACGGGATGCGCGTGTCACCCACGTTAACTTGACTTCAGTGGGGCAAGAGATGTATGCAGAGCGTGAAAAAATGTCAGGTGGCTTAAACTCAGAATTATTTAAAGCGTTCAGCCAAGAAGAGCTTGTTGCTTTTAGCGAGAGTGTAGAAAAGTTAGCTGGTCAATTAGCGAGTGCAGCATTTCAGGATAAACTGAATCAAGAATTTGGTAATGATGAACGTTGGAAAATTTTTGAAAAAATTAATGCGCGTATGGGGCAAGCGCGAGGGCGTATGATGCGTGAGTTTGATCAGCATCAAACAGAATTTGGCTTTCAACAGCCAATTTGGGATGAAGATGATATGCGTGGACAAACGGATAGACGTCACGGAGACAGGCTTAATCATCATCGTCAAGGTAGAAGAGATACAAGATTCTAA
- a CDS encoding HAD-IA family hydrolase translates to MSYTDYIWDLGGTLLDNYQTSALAFQHVLRADFGVDVGFEAIYDALRVSTEFAVDKFAADLPEFIQLYKTREVADLRSPILFPGAIAVLDAIVKQGHRNFMISHRDDHVIEILKAANISQYFTEVVTASNGFDRKPSPQSIQYLLDKYQLKQAVMIGDRNIDMLAGEAAHIDTIYFNAVDDQTKVTHKITCLTDILSL, encoded by the coding sequence ATGAGTTATACAGATTATATCTGGGATTTGGGTGGGACACTACTCGATAATTATCAAACATCAGCCTTAGCTTTTCAACATGTCTTACGAGCCGATTTTGGCGTTGACGTGGGGTTTGAGGCCATCTATGATGCACTCAGAGTATCAACGGAGTTTGCAGTTGATAAATTTGCAGCTGACCTACCAGAGTTTATCCAGCTATATAAGACAAGAGAAGTAGCAGATTTGCGTTCGCCAATCTTATTTCCAGGTGCTATAGCAGTACTTGATGCAATCGTTAAACAGGGCCACAGAAATTTTATGATTTCTCATCGAGATGACCATGTGATTGAGATTCTTAAAGCAGCGAATATCTCTCAGTATTTTACAGAAGTTGTGACCGCTAGTAATGGTTTCGACAGAAAACCCAGCCCGCAATCTATTCAATACTTACTTGATAAGTATCAGCTTAAACAGGCTGTGATGATCGGGGATAGAAATATTGACATGTTAGCTGGTGAAGCCGCTCATATTGATACAATCTATTTTAATGCAGTTGATGATCAAACAAAGGTCACACATAAAATAACCTGTTTGACTGATATACTCAGTTTATAA
- a CDS encoding ABC transporter ATP-binding protein produces MNPNNVRADGTKFSFKSFLGLINQAKPKYIYLIIGILFASISSAITVYVPKLAQSLINQFSQGIDYALLIKVVILFVLSAIISALGGTILGIFGEQVIANLRKNLWSKLTTLSVTYYDTAKSGEVASRLVNDTSQVKQLLANVFPQTFAAIITLVGSVYMMFKMEWHMTLAMVIVVPLAMLLMIPVFKFGSVIGHQRQDALSEFSGIATETLSEIRLVKTSNAEQQVQKRANTEVQKLFKVGKKEALFDAIMQPFMMMVMMSMIFGLLAYGMHRIATGAMQIGTLMSFLMYLFNMIGALPMLAQLFTEMAKAAGSTKRVSELLEQVPEDFTSGEKVDLSGKTLVASHLDFAYDEDNQILRDVSFEAKSGQVIAFAGPSGGGKSTIFSLLERFYAPTNGQIKIDGQVISDFNLTDYRKQIGFVSQDSAIMAGTIRDNLTYGLDMVFTDDELWHVLSLAYAKDFVAEMPDQLMTDVGERGVKISGGQRQRLAIARAFLRDPKILMLDEATASLDSESEMMVQEALTNLMRGRTTLVIAHRLATIVDSDKIYFIENGQVTGAGSHDDLVTSHPKYAEYVKEQILN; encoded by the coding sequence ATGAATCCTAACAATGTACGTGCGGACGGGACAAAATTTAGTTTTAAAAGCTTTCTTGGTCTGATAAATCAAGCAAAACCTAAATATATCTACTTAATCATCGGTATCCTATTCGCTAGTATTTCTAGTGCAATTACAGTCTATGTGCCAAAACTCGCACAAAGTTTGATTAACCAGTTTAGTCAAGGCATCGATTATGCATTACTAATAAAAGTCGTGATTTTATTCGTTCTATCTGCGATTATCTCAGCTCTTGGTGGAACAATATTAGGGATTTTTGGAGAGCAAGTGATTGCTAATCTAAGAAAAAATCTTTGGTCAAAACTAACGACATTAAGCGTGACTTATTATGATACTGCTAAATCTGGTGAAGTCGCTAGTCGTTTAGTCAACGATACCAGTCAAGTGAAACAGCTGCTTGCCAACGTCTTTCCACAGACATTTGCTGCTATCATTACACTTGTTGGCTCAGTCTATATGATGTTTAAGATGGAATGGCACATGACGCTTGCCATGGTCATCGTCGTACCGCTAGCAATGCTTCTCATGATACCCGTCTTTAAGTTTGGCTCTGTAATAGGTCACCAAAGGCAAGATGCCTTATCTGAATTCAGTGGGATTGCAACAGAAACACTGTCAGAAATACGGTTAGTTAAAACATCTAATGCCGAACAACAAGTACAGAAACGTGCGAATACAGAAGTTCAAAAACTCTTCAAAGTTGGCAAAAAAGAAGCTCTATTTGATGCCATCATGCAACCCTTTATGATGATGGTCATGATGTCTATGATTTTTGGACTACTTGCTTATGGCATGCATCGTATCGCTACAGGTGCGATGCAAATCGGCACGCTCATGAGTTTTTTGATGTATCTGTTTAATATGATTGGTGCGTTGCCAATGTTAGCACAACTATTTACTGAAATGGCAAAAGCAGCTGGTTCGACCAAGCGTGTATCAGAATTACTAGAACAAGTACCAGAAGATTTTACGAGTGGCGAAAAAGTTGATTTGTCGGGTAAAACTTTAGTTGCTTCTCATCTTGATTTTGCATATGATGAAGACAATCAAATTTTACGAGATGTGTCATTTGAAGCGAAATCGGGGCAAGTGATTGCTTTTGCAGGTCCTTCAGGGGGCGGTAAGTCAACTATTTTCAGTTTGTTGGAACGGTTCTATGCGCCGACAAATGGTCAGATTAAGATCGATGGGCAAGTGATTTCTGACTTCAATCTGACAGATTATCGAAAACAGATTGGATTTGTATCTCAAGATTCAGCGATTATGGCGGGAACAATTCGAGATAATTTGACCTATGGGTTAGATATGGTCTTCACAGATGATGAGCTTTGGCATGTACTCAGCTTAGCTTATGCTAAAGACTTTGTAGCAGAAATGCCGGATCAATTAATGACGGATGTTGGGGAACGTGGTGTTAAGATATCAGGTGGACAGCGGCAACGACTAGCAATCGCAAGAGCCTTTCTTCGAGATCCTAAGATTTTAATGCTAGATGAAGCAACAGCAAGTCTAGACTCTGAATCTGAAATGATGGTACAAGAGGCATTAACAAATCTGATGCGTGGTAGAACAACACTCGTGATCGCTCACAGACTTGCTACGATTGTTGATTCAGATAAAATTTACTTTATTGAAAATGGGCAAGTGACTGGTGCCGGTTCACATGATGATCTTGTGACTAGCCATCCTAAATATGCTGAGTATGTGAAGGAACAAATTCTAAATTAA
- a CDS encoding heavy metal translocating P-type ATPase — MKTQSFVITGMTCANCVHQVNKALAASDSVLEATVNLATEKAKVVMTDDSEFSDVIAAVRHAGYGAIVDDKANRDKIRLAKLKAEKQLFWSFVFSAILSLPMLIGMMAAIFQVHALMVFHNPLVQLILATPVQFIFGARFYKGAYMALKNKSANMDVLVALGTTVAYLSSLVFGLFLGHLSAVNFESSAVIITLVLLGKNLENRAKKNTSAAIYSLQKNRAQTVHLFQDNQEVEVPVEAVNVNQVLHVKAGESVPLDIEIISGRASFDESSLTGEAVPVTKRTGDFIAEGAVNLDGLIKGRVIHTLDDSTISQMMDAIEDAQATKPKIQKVADQISSIFVPAVLVIALITFILTLLLTKDISIALLHTTSVLVISCPCALGLATPTAIMVATGLGAKHGILIKDANALEDAKRVETVIFDKTGTITTGKFKLANWSGSDADFNKLASIESYSNHPLAQSLITDQLLAVTDFKEIAGRGLTAQIDGQVYFAGNADLMQDQGITVETTANTSIFFGTGNQLLGVATFSSEVKLDAAATIANLHKLGIQTMMLTGDNAESAAVINEQVKVGSVIAHATPAKKAQVVSGTKQAMMVGDGINDSVALSSALVGVAMGSGSDIAMQSGDVVVVSEHALEKITSLIKLSKKTVSKIHQNYFWAFIYNVIGIPLAAFGLLNPIFAGLAMSLSSVSVIVSSLLLGREKI; from the coding sequence ATGAAAACACAATCTTTTGTGATCACGGGGATGACTTGTGCCAACTGCGTGCATCAAGTCAATAAAGCACTGGCTGCATCTGATAGCGTCTTAGAAGCAACAGTGAATTTGGCTACTGAAAAAGCCAAGGTTGTCATGACAGATGATAGCGAGTTTAGCGATGTGATAGCTGCGGTGCGTCATGCAGGGTATGGGGCCATTGTTGATGATAAGGCAAATCGTGACAAGATTCGACTGGCCAAACTGAAAGCAGAAAAGCAGCTTTTTTGGTCTTTTGTTTTCTCAGCCATCTTGTCTCTTCCGATGCTGATCGGGATGATGGCTGCAATCTTCCAAGTCCATGCTTTGATGGTCTTTCATAATCCTTTAGTTCAGCTAATCCTTGCAACACCTGTTCAATTTATTTTTGGTGCCAGATTTTACAAGGGTGCTTACATGGCACTTAAAAATAAGTCGGCAAATATGGATGTGCTGGTCGCGCTTGGGACCACCGTCGCCTATCTATCTAGTTTAGTCTTTGGCCTGTTCTTAGGGCATCTATCAGCGGTCAATTTTGAGTCTTCCGCGGTGATTATTACCCTCGTTTTATTAGGGAAAAATCTCGAAAATCGAGCGAAAAAAAATACGTCTGCTGCCATCTATAGTCTACAAAAAAATCGAGCCCAGACTGTGCATCTATTCCAAGATAATCAAGAAGTAGAGGTGCCTGTTGAAGCCGTTAATGTGAATCAGGTCTTACATGTTAAGGCTGGAGAGAGTGTCCCACTAGACATAGAGATTATATCTGGTAGGGCAAGTTTTGATGAGTCATCCTTAACTGGTGAAGCCGTACCTGTGACGAAACGGACAGGGGACTTTATAGCCGAAGGTGCTGTGAATTTGGATGGGTTAATCAAAGGCCGTGTTATCCACACATTAGATGACTCGACTATCTCACAGATGATGGATGCCATAGAAGATGCACAGGCAACTAAACCCAAGATTCAAAAAGTAGCGGATCAAATTTCTAGTATTTTTGTACCAGCGGTCTTGGTCATTGCCTTGATTACCTTTATTTTGACACTGCTGCTTACAAAAGATATCAGTATAGCGCTATTACATACGACGAGCGTTCTGGTTATCTCGTGTCCTTGTGCCCTAGGCCTTGCGACACCGACTGCGATCATGGTAGCAACAGGGTTAGGTGCTAAGCATGGTATTCTCATAAAGGATGCCAATGCGCTTGAAGATGCAAAACGTGTCGAAACGGTTATCTTTGATAAAACAGGTACAATTACGACGGGTAAGTTTAAATTGGCTAATTGGTCAGGTTCTGATGCTGACTTTAATAAGTTAGCCAGTATCGAAAGTTATTCGAATCACCCACTGGCTCAGTCTTTGATCACAGATCAACTGCTAGCAGTGACAGACTTCAAGGAGATAGCTGGTCGTGGTCTAACTGCTCAAATAGATGGTCAAGTCTATTTTGCAGGCAATGCCGATTTAATGCAAGATCAAGGCATTACCGTTGAGACAACAGCAAATACCAGTATCTTTTTTGGCACAGGCAATCAGTTACTGGGCGTTGCTACCTTTTCATCTGAAGTTAAGCTAGATGCTGCAGCGACGATTGCTAATCTTCATAAATTAGGTATCCAAACAATGATGCTTACTGGAGATAATGCTGAATCTGCTGCGGTGATTAATGAGCAGGTTAAGGTTGGTAGCGTCATTGCCCATGCGACACCTGCTAAAAAGGCACAAGTCGTATCAGGCACTAAGCAGGCCATGATGGTAGGGGATGGGATTAATGACTCAGTTGCCCTCTCAAGTGCCTTAGTTGGTGTTGCCATGGGATCAGGCAGTGACATTGCCATGCAATCAGGTGATGTTGTGGTGGTATCAGAACATGCACTAGAAAAAATTACCTCACTGATCAAGTTGTCTAAAAAAACAGTTAGCAAAATACATCAAAACTATTTTTGGGCATTTATATACAATGTCATTGGCATTCCATTAGCAGCATTCGGCTTACTTAATCCGATTTTTGCTGGGCTTGCCATGAGCCTATCTAGTGTGAGTGTTATTGTCAGCTCACTCTTATTAGGCCGAGAAAAAATTTGA
- a CDS encoding PTS sugar transporter subunit IIB has translation MTTIVKLFCSAGMSTSLFAQKMQKEAEARGLDFDVKAYGLAEVDTEGPKADVIMIGPQARYMLNEVAGKFPNKPVKDIPMQMYGLMQGDKGLDMAIELLG, from the coding sequence ATGACAACAATCGTAAAATTATTTTGTTCTGCCGGCATGTCAACATCACTTTTTGCTCAAAAAATGCAAAAAGAAGCAGAAGCACGTGGCCTCGATTTTGATGTGAAAGCTTACGGCCTTGCTGAAGTTGATACAGAGGGACCAAAAGCGGATGTGATCATGATTGGCCCACAAGCACGTTACATGTTGAATGAAGTTGCAGGTAAATTCCCAAATAAACCTGTCAAAGATATCCCAATGCAAATGTATGGGTTGATGCAAGGTGACAAAGGCCTTGATATGGCGATTGAGCTATTAGGTTAA
- a CDS encoding heavy-metal-associated domain-containing protein: MMEKLTLTIKGMTCKNCVAHVTEALSSVADVKAVKVNLKKGEAIVKGDTPNMDSLKAAVSEAGYQVV, from the coding sequence ATGATGGAAAAACTAACTTTAACGATTAAAGGGATGACCTGTAAAAATTGCGTTGCACATGTAACAGAGGCTTTATCATCTGTCGCAGACGTCAAAGCTGTAAAAGTTAATTTGAAAAAAGGCGAGGCGATTGTCAAAGGTGATACACCAAATATGGACAGTCTGAAAGCTGCTGTTTCAGAAGCAGGTTATCAGGTCGTCTAA
- a CDS encoding FtsW/RodA/SpoVE family cell cycle protein translates to MKKQKLTFDSRIDYALILPVFLLNLIGLLVLYIATSHDYPHRLAKVMTQQITWGVAGVFLAFIVMHFNTKMLWKFTPILYGLGLILMALPLKFFDPLTVAATGAKNWVYLGGSNLFQPSEFMKISYILLMARVVVAFQNRLKDRLFKDDFRLILYMFLVTLPVMVLLGAQKDFGTALVFMAIFAGIVIVSGISWRIILPVVGLVALIGGGIIFLTTFDGGRNFLRFAGMGNYQILRIDAWLDPFANAQGSTYQQAQGLVAIGTGGLAGQGFNIANVSVPVRESDMIFTVIGENFGFLGSSFVIFLYFIFIYRMIRVTIRANNQFYIYVSTGITMMILFHVFENIGANIGVLPLTGIPLPFISQGGSSLIGNLIGLGLVLSMTYNHIPVFPHDKRSYIPIRSKRSRTDKSVL, encoded by the coding sequence ATGAAAAAACAAAAATTAACGTTTGATAGTCGGATTGACTATGCACTCATACTCCCTGTATTTTTGCTTAATTTGATTGGCTTACTTGTTTTATATATAGCAACTAGTCATGATTATCCACATCGCCTTGCTAAGGTGATGACGCAGCAAATCACATGGGGCGTTGCGGGTGTGTTCTTGGCTTTTATTGTCATGCATTTTAACACGAAAATGCTTTGGAAATTTACCCCGATATTATATGGACTAGGCCTTATTCTGATGGCTTTACCGCTCAAATTTTTTGATCCCTTGACCGTCGCTGCAACAGGCGCAAAAAACTGGGTCTATTTAGGTGGCTCAAATCTGTTTCAACCCTCTGAATTTATGAAGATATCTTATATTTTGCTGATGGCACGTGTTGTTGTTGCTTTCCAGAATCGGCTGAAAGATAGACTGTTCAAAGATGATTTTAGATTGATTCTCTATATGTTTTTAGTTACCTTACCTGTCATGGTATTGTTAGGTGCCCAAAAAGATTTCGGAACAGCGCTCGTATTTATGGCAATATTTGCAGGGATTGTCATCGTTTCTGGTATCTCCTGGCGTATTATATTACCTGTTGTTGGGTTAGTTGCACTTATCGGTGGCGGTATCATTTTCTTGACGACATTTGATGGAGGCCGTAACTTTTTAAGATTTGCCGGTATGGGTAACTATCAGATTTTAAGAATAGATGCCTGGCTTGATCCATTTGCTAATGCGCAAGGCTCTACCTACCAACAAGCACAAGGATTGGTTGCCATTGGTACAGGAGGTTTAGCCGGTCAAGGATTTAATATTGCTAATGTCAGTGTACCCGTACGTGAGTCAGATATGATTTTCACTGTTATTGGGGAAAATTTTGGCTTCCTCGGCTCTTCATTTGTCATTTTCCTTTATTTCATTTTTATCTATCGAATGATTAGAGTGACCATTCGTGCCAATAACCAATTTTATATCTATGTGTCAACAGGCATCACGATGATGATTTTATTTCATGTTTTTGAAAACATTGGCGCGAATATCGGTGTCCTACCTTTAACAGGGATTCCACTACCTTTTATTTCACAAGGGGGGAGTTCACTGATTGGTAATCTAATTGGTCTTGGTTTAGTCTTATCGATGACCTATAATCATATCCCTGTATTTCCTCATGATAAGCGTTCTTATATCCCAATTAGAAGTAAACGTTCTAGAACAGATAAATCTGTATTATAA
- a CDS encoding DMT family transporter, with translation MKNIQSHVFRGTIYAILAGVFWAFSGIFGQLFFQAYADNAMWITSFRLLVAGIILLVVSYLSKPNAFFDILKDKKNIPELISYAIFGVLMLQLSFYASIQVSSAATATVLQFTSPVFLLLYLVIFKHQKLNLKVVVLVIVAMLGIFLLTTHGNLATMTITPLGLGLGLLSAIAVGTCAIIPKRLLQTYDVLNVTGWGMTIAGLVMNIVHPVWVIDFKLTPKSFLLALGVAVIGTAIAFMFNMSAIKYISPVVASVCSAMEPILASVFSIFLFGMSFDLLTGLSMLAVLISVIMLSLEEGKI, from the coding sequence ATGAAAAATATTCAATCTCATGTGTTTAGGGGCACGATATATGCCATATTAGCAGGTGTTTTTTGGGCTTTTTCTGGTATATTTGGCCAACTCTTTTTTCAAGCATACGCTGATAATGCCATGTGGATCACATCTTTTAGGCTATTAGTAGCAGGAATTATCCTATTAGTGGTATCCTATCTTAGTAAACCGAATGCATTTTTCGATATCCTGAAAGATAAAAAAAATATCCCAGAATTGATCAGTTATGCCATATTTGGTGTCCTCATGCTACAATTATCTTTTTATGCGAGTATTCAAGTATCAAGTGCAGCAACGGCAACTGTCCTACAATTTACTTCCCCAGTTTTTTTGCTGCTATATTTGGTGATTTTCAAACATCAGAAATTAAATCTGAAGGTAGTTGTGTTGGTGATTGTCGCCATGCTCGGTATTTTCTTACTCACGACACATGGCAACCTTGCAACGATGACAATCACGCCGTTAGGATTGGGCTTAGGCCTGCTTTCAGCAATAGCAGTCGGAACATGTGCGATTATCCCTAAACGTTTACTACAGACATACGATGTCCTAAATGTAACGGGGTGGGGGATGACGATAGCAGGGTTGGTCATGAATATCGTACATCCGGTTTGGGTGATTGATTTTAAATTGACACCAAAGAGTTTCTTATTAGCCCTCGGTGTGGCAGTCATAGGGACAGCAATTGCCTTTATGTTCAATATGAGCGCAATCAAATATATTTCACCTGTAGTGGCATCAGTATGTTCTGCCATGGAGCCGATTTTAGCATCAGTATTCAGTATCTTTTTATTTGGTATGTCATTTGATTTGCTGACCGGCCTGTCAATGCTTGCTGTTTTAATCAGTGTCATCATGCTTTCATTAGAAGAAGGAAAAATATGA
- a CDS encoding CopY/TcrY family copper transport repressor has product MNISDSEMVIMRAIWTLESASVDQISCKIAASNDWSVATIKTLLGRLVKKEVLTTTKSGRKFIYTPTLSECQAVNLMGQDLLDKVCAKKYANVITNLIDAADLTQESLQEISDALAKKTPACHVSCDCLDKSSECTCDHTSATEKVMETI; this is encoded by the coding sequence ATGAATATTTCAGATTCAGAAATGGTCATCATGCGTGCCATATGGACATTAGAGAGCGCATCTGTTGATCAGATATCATGTAAGATAGCGGCATCAAATGACTGGTCTGTTGCAACGATAAAAACGTTATTAGGTCGTTTGGTAAAAAAAGAAGTTTTGACAACAACAAAATCAGGTCGGAAATTTATTTATACACCGACCTTGTCTGAGTGTCAGGCAGTTAACTTAATGGGACAAGACTTATTAGATAAGGTTTGTGCCAAAAAATATGCGAATGTGATTACAAATTTGATAGATGCTGCTGATTTGACACAGGAAAGCTTACAAGAGATATCAGATGCATTAGCCAAAAAAACACCTGCATGTCATGTGAGTTGCGACTGTTTAGATAAGTCATCAGAATGCACATGTGATCATACAAGTGCGACAGAAAAAGTAATGGAGACGATATGA
- the abc-f gene encoding ribosomal protection-like ABC-F family protein: MISLKDIRFGYAEKNIFENLSVTFDSSWKIALVGRNGRGKTTLMKLLLGNLPFSGRIHSDKLFAYFPQQVTDKSLLTKFVLDELYRFEDWQIQRELNLLGLSEATLWRPFETLSGGEQTKVLLAGLFLDTDHFALIDEPTTHLDQASREHIAKYLKGKKTGYMVTSHDRQFLNLVSDHQLAIERNTITLLAATYATYEAEKALRDRFEWSQNDKLKSEISRLKQTAQDKAAWSDHREQDKSGKPGQKGSGAVFDKGFIGARAARKMKQSKVLAHRMDKEILEKEKLLKNIEKVDLLAMAYQPTHRKVLLDEVHLTVSFDDSPLFLPVDLIQHAGEVTAITGENGVGKSQLLKQLVRVAQDKGLAISYVRQLYADNEGNLTDFACRHHIDYTSFLNNLRKLGMARHVFNQKIEEMSLGQQKKVELAKSLSQTAELFIWDEPLNYLDVFNQQQIEAVINQVKPALIIVEHDATFIHHIADQVITLLPNKKGNSK, translated from the coding sequence TTGATTTCATTAAAAGACATAAGGTTCGGTTATGCCGAAAAAAATATTTTTGAGAACCTATCAGTCACGTTTGATAGCAGCTGGAAGATAGCCCTAGTTGGCAGAAATGGTCGTGGTAAAACAACGCTAATGAAGCTCTTGCTAGGCAATTTGCCATTTTCAGGTCGGATTCACTCGGATAAACTGTTTGCTTATTTTCCTCAGCAAGTAACTGACAAGTCCTTATTGACCAAATTTGTCTTAGACGAGCTTTATCGTTTTGAGGATTGGCAAATACAGCGAGAATTAAATTTGCTTGGTTTGTCAGAAGCGACCTTGTGGCGACCATTTGAGACCTTATCAGGAGGTGAGCAGACGAAAGTGTTACTGGCAGGTCTATTTTTAGATACCGATCATTTTGCTTTAATTGATGAACCAACAACACATTTAGATCAAGCTAGTCGAGAACACATTGCCAAGTATTTAAAGGGTAAAAAAACAGGTTATATGGTGACAAGTCATGATCGTCAATTTTTAAATTTAGTGAGTGACCACCAGCTTGCCATTGAGAGGAACACCATCACCTTGCTTGCGGCAACTTATGCGACCTATGAAGCTGAGAAGGCACTACGTGATCGGTTTGAGTGGTCACAAAATGATAAACTTAAGTCAGAGATTAGCCGCTTAAAACAAACAGCTCAAGATAAGGCAGCCTGGTCAGATCATCGTGAACAGGACAAATCTGGAAAACCGGGTCAAAAAGGAAGTGGGGCAGTCTTTGACAAAGGATTTATTGGCGCTAGAGCAGCACGTAAAATGAAGCAATCGAAAGTGCTCGCGCACCGGATGGACAAGGAAATCCTTGAAAAGGAGAAGTTGCTGAAGAATATAGAGAAAGTCGACTTACTTGCCATGGCTTATCAGCCGACGCATCGCAAAGTCCTACTAGATGAAGTACACTTGACAGTCTCTTTTGATGACTCTCCTTTATTTTTACCAGTTGACTTGATACAGCATGCTGGTGAAGTCACAGCAATTACAGGTGAAAATGGGGTTGGTAAGTCCCAACTCCTAAAACAACTAGTTAGGGTGGCGCAAGACAAAGGTTTAGCCATTTCCTATGTGCGACAACTATATGCTGATAATGAAGGCAATTTAACCGACTTTGCTTGCAGGCATCATATAGATTATACAAGCTTTCTTAACAATCTTAGGAAGTTAGGGATGGCCCGTCATGTCTTTAATCAAAAAATCGAGGAGATGTCTCTAGGCCAACAAAAAAAGGTAGAACTTGCTAAATCTTTATCTCAAACAGCTGAACTGTTCATTTGGGATGAACCACTTAACTATTTAGATGTGTTCAATCAGCAACAAATTGAAGCTGTCATCAATCAAGTTAAACCAGCCTTGATCATTGTTGAACATGATGCCACATTTATTCATCATATTGCAGATCAGGTTATCACGCTTCTGCCAAACAAAAAAGGCAATAGTAAGTGA